In Archocentrus centrarchus isolate MPI-CPG fArcCen1 chromosome 21, fArcCen1, whole genome shotgun sequence, the following are encoded in one genomic region:
- the LOC115800697 gene encoding protein FAM237A, with protein sequence MCALPLQGQKPGQVDPLTAHRANPQCWESSSALLLEMRSPRIADTVPAFWDLMESLKSSNNSKHNALFWDLAQVFWDIYLDCIVSRSHGLGRRHVTAVQSLITDKSFRFNSSGAKSHAWLRVRVRRRGQIKTLKTDPK encoded by the exons ATGTGTGCCCTGCCACTGCAAGGTCAGAAGCCGGGTCAGGTGGACCCCCTGACAGCCCATCGAGCCAATCCGCAGTGCTGGGAGTCCTCCTCGGCTCTGCTGCTGGAAATGCGCTCTCCGAGGATTGCTGACACAGTGCCAGCCTTTTGGGACCTCATGGAGTCCCTCAAGTCATcaaacaacagcaaacacaatGCACTGTTCTGGGACCTGGCCCAAGTCTTCTGGGACATCTATCTAGACTGCATCGTGTCCAGGAGTCACGGCCTGGGGCGGAGACACGTCACTGCAGTCCAGTCCCTTATTACTGACA aGTCCTTCAGATTCAACAGCTCAGGAGCAAAGTCCCACGCGTGGCTCCGTGTGCGAGTGAGACGCAGAGGGCAAATCAAGACCCTGAAGACAGACCCAAAATAA
- the casp10 gene encoding caspase-8 has product MDFQTLLLNISKALSKDEVKAWVFLCTDLLGQKSQSVETASELFSCLMKQDYLSPENPQLLTDLLLTIERHALVRDLGLKPYTARSLISPYRKLLYSLSEDITDSELREVKFLLEKMLPRRKREEHITTLEVFLEMERKDLLSESDLRKLEFIIGEVCPMLNNKINQFKALRVGTDATSAQENKAPSDMPMSRATSIEDLGTYPMTSEKRGICLIVNNYDFSKSTVPLKLRGGTDVDEKRLESVFQWLGFEVENHHDCDGNKMLSVFRELSRRDHSQMDCVVCCVLSHGVEGSVYGVDGSSVKISCLTDPFNGLKCPSLAGKPKLFFIQACQGINEQNAVYIESDSPAYSFLCSDAVATKDGIPSSADFLLGMATVPSFVSFRDKIRGTWFIQSLCQNLVQMVPRECDLMSVLTKVNADVSQKSDESGRRKQMPQPAFSLRKKVVFPIPKVPPPSL; this is encoded by the exons ATGGATTTCCAAACTTTGTTGCTGAACATAAGCAAGGCACTGTCTAAAGATGAGGTGAAAGCCTGGGTCTTTCTTTGCACTGACCTCCTGGGCCAAAAGTCACAATCAGTGGAAACGGCCAGTGAGCTCTTCTCCTGTCTGATGAAACAAGACTACCTCTCACCTGAGAACCCACAGCTCTTGACTGACCTCCTGCTCACTATTGAACGCCATGCCCTCGTCCGGGACCTTGGTCTTAAACCATATACAGCAAGGAGTCTCATCTCTCCCTACAG GAAGCTGCTGTACAGCCTGTCTGAAGACATTACTGACAGTGAGCTGAGAGAAGTCAAGTTCTTGTTAGAGAAGATGCTCCCACGTAGAAAACGGGAAGAACATATC ACTACACTGGAAGTCTTCCTGGAGATGGAGCGCAAGGACCTCCTTAGTGAAAGTGACCTAAGGAAGCTGGAGTTCATAATTGGGGAGGTGTGTCCCATGCTGAATAATAAGATCAACCAGTTTAAAGCACTGCGAG TGGGAACTGATGCTACATCAGCTCAAGAAAACAAGGCCCCTTCTGATATGCCGATGTCTCGGGCTACAAGTATTGAG GATTTGGGAACATATCCTATGACTTCTGAAAAGAGGGGCATCTGTTTAATTGTTAACAACTACGACTTCAGTAAATCCACAGTGCCTCTAAAGCTACGGGGGGGAACTGATGTTGATGAGA aacgTTTGGAGAGTGTGTTTCAGTGGCTCGGCTTTGAGGTGGAGAACCACCATGACTGTGATGGGAATAagatgctgtctgtgtttagggAGCTCAGCAGAAGAGACCACAGTCAGATGGACTGCGTAGTATGCTGTGTTCTCAGCCACGGAGTGGAAGGAAGCGTGTATGGTGTGGATGGATCCAGTGTCAAGATCAGTTGTTTGACAGACCCCTTCAATGGATTAAAATGCCCCTCATTAGCAGGCAAGCCTAAGCTGTTCTTCATCCAGGCCTGCCAGGGGATCAATGAGCAGAATGCCGTCTACATCGAATCTGATAGCCCTGCATACAGCTTTCTTTGCAGTGATGCTGTAGCAACTAAAGACGGCATCCCATCTAGTGCAGATTTCCTGCTGGGAATGGCCACAGTTCCGTCTTTTGTCTCCTTCAGAGACAAAATCAGAGGCACCTGGTTTATTCAGTCTTTGTGCCAAAACCTTGTTCAGATGGTGCCCAG GGAGTGTGATCTTATGTCTGTCCTGACAAAAGTGAATGCGGATGTTAGCCAGAAGAGTGATGAGTCTGGTCGAAGAAAGCAGATGCCTCAACCAGCCTTCTCACTCAGGAAGAAAGTGGTCTTTCCAATCCCCAAGGTCCCTCCTCCAAGTCTGTAG
- the prkra gene encoding interferon-inducible double-stranded RNA-dependent protein kinase activator A homolog, whose amino-acid sequence MSQSPAEKTSGETSLDTNESQKSNSGKTPIQILHEYGTKSGNLPVYMMERAEGEAHQPSFVFSVTVGDVSGTGRGPSKKAAKHQAAEAALKALNIDAGVMNVPRKFDSNGVAADTDNHPNSVGLLQELALQRGWRLPEYIFLSEAGPPHKREFTVTCRLESLSEKAVGNSKKAAKKTAAEKMVAKLQSLSGCSEITWSPQPSVRFENLRNSTAEKISLLRRNPLSIPNTDYIQMILELSKEQGFEVIYFDIDELTVNGQYQCLAELSTSPVTVCHGTGISCSNAHNDAAHSALQYIKIMASSK is encoded by the exons ATGTCTCAATCACCAGCAGAGAAAACTAGCGGCGAAACCAG CTTGGATACAAATGAATCGCAGAAGAGCAACTCGGGAAAGACGCCGATACAGATCCTGCATGAATACGGCACCAAAAGCGGCAACCTTCCTGTGTACATGATGGAGAGGGCTGAAGGAGAGGCTCACCAGCCCAGCTTTGTTTTCAGCGTGACGGTCGGTGACGTTAGCGGCACCG GGCGAGGTCCGAGTAAAAAGGCTGCTAAACACCAGGCTGCAGAGGCTGCTCTAAAAGCGCTGAACATAGACGCTGGAGTCAT GAATGTTCCAAGGAAATTTGACAGTAATGGTGtggctgcagacacagacaaTCATCCCAACTCTGTGGGGTTACTGCAG GAGTTAGCATTACAAAGAGGATGGCGCCTTcctgaatatatatttttatcggAGGCTGGTCCACCACATAAGAGAGAATTCACAGTCACTTGTCGATTGGAGTCTTTATCAGAGAAGG CTGTAGGAAATTcgaaaaaagctgcaaaaaagACAGCTGCAGAGAAAATGGTGGCAAAACTTCAGAGTCTATCAGGCTGTTCTGAAATCACATGG AGTCCTCAACCAAGTGTCCGATTTGAGAACTTAAGGAACTCGACGGCAGAGAAGATATCTTTACTGAGAAGAAACCCGCTGAGCATTCCCAACACAGACTACATTCAGATGATATTGGAGCTTTCCAAAGAGCAAGGCTTTGAGGTCATATACTTTGATATCG ATGAACTAACAGTGAACGGACAGTATCAGTGCCTAGCAGAGCTGTCCACCTCCCCTGTCACCGTGTGCCACGGCACAGGCATTTCCTGTAGCAACGCCCACAACGACGCAGCCCACAGCGCACTGCAGTACATCAAGATCATGGCCTCCAGCAAATAA